A stretch of Candidatus Bathyarchaeota archaeon DNA encodes these proteins:
- a CDS encoding thioredoxin domain-containing protein, with amino-acid sequence MSEQGGPLTYSNPNRLIHEKSPYLLQHGNNPVDWFPWGPEAFQKAEKEDKPIFLSIGYSTCHWCHVMERESFEDKEVADAMNDAFISVKVDREERPDIDATYMKVCQMMTGSGGWPLTIIMTPDRRPFFSGTYFPKESRSGMTGMLGLIAHIKALWGSNRERALDVASRVIESLRLEPETISHSLGGETLRFAYLQLSQSFDPRHGGFGNTPKFPTPFKLLYLLRYWKRTGEGNALGIVERTLRAIRMGGVYDQIGFGIHRYSTDAHWLVPHFEKMLYDQALIAMAYTEAYQATGDPYYRQVTEEILEYITTEMVSPCGGVYSAEDADSEGEEGKFYIWTKDEIMGILSPEELDIFNTVYNISKGGNYMDEKTRKKTGNNILHMKKTVSVHASELSIQEESLKHIMERSRIKLLEARDKRIRPLQDDKVITSWNGLVIVALAKASRALGEPQFIVVASRIVDFIMSALRTPGGRLLRRYRDGDSAIPGFLEDYAFLVWGLLEMYESTFDVDYLRLAVEHNVAMIDLFWDQAGGGFFFTAEDSEEVLVRGKDVYDGALPSANSVALLNLIRIAKLTRDPDLELKASVLMDRFSEMVYASPGSHSFFMTAVDFANGPSYAVVVVGKRGAEDTEAMLRALGESFTPNKVVLFLPDGEIPKITEIASFANDYVSIGGRATAYVCVDFSCHLPVTSVTEMLKLME; translated from the coding sequence TTGTCTGAACAAGGTGGCCCTTTGACCTATTCAAATCCGAACAGGCTGATCCATGAGAAGAGTCCATACCTCCTTCAGCATGGCAACAACCCGGTCGACTGGTTCCCTTGGGGCCCTGAGGCATTCCAGAAGGCGGAGAAGGAAGACAAGCCCATCTTCCTTTCCATCGGCTACTCCACGTGTCACTGGTGCCACGTCATGGAGAGGGAGTCTTTTGAGGATAAGGAGGTCGCCGATGCCATGAATGACGCCTTCATCTCCGTAAAGGTGGACCGAGAAGAGCGCCCTGACATCGACGCTACCTACATGAAGGTCTGCCAGATGATGACTGGGAGCGGGGGCTGGCCACTTACTATCATAATGACCCCGGACAGACGCCCCTTCTTCTCTGGTACTTACTTTCCCAAGGAAAGCAGGTCGGGGATGACCGGGATGTTGGGCCTCATCGCCCATATAAAGGCGCTTTGGGGAAGCAACCGTGAGCGGGCGCTGGACGTGGCGAGCCGGGTTATAGAGAGCCTCCGACTGGAGCCTGAGACGATATCCCACTCTCTGGGAGGAGAAACCCTCAGGTTCGCTTATCTCCAGCTCTCCCAGTCCTTTGACCCAAGGCATGGGGGTTTCGGGAACACCCCTAAGTTTCCTACCCCCTTTAAACTCCTTTACCTCTTGAGATACTGGAAGCGCACTGGTGAAGGGAACGCTTTGGGAATAGTGGAACGGACCCTGCGAGCCATCCGGATGGGGGGAGTCTACGACCAGATCGGTTTCGGTATTCACAGATACTCCACTGACGCCCACTGGTTGGTTCCCCACTTTGAGAAAATGCTCTACGACCAGGCGCTCATCGCCATGGCTTACACAGAGGCATACCAGGCTACAGGAGATCCTTACTATAGACAGGTAACTGAGGAGATCCTCGAATACATAACCACCGAGATGGTCTCTCCCTGCGGAGGGGTTTACTCTGCTGAGGACGCGGACAGTGAGGGGGAGGAGGGCAAGTTCTACATCTGGACGAAGGACGAGATCATGGGGATACTCTCCCCAGAGGAACTAGACATCTTCAACACCGTGTACAACATCTCCAAGGGTGGCAACTACATGGATGAGAAGACTAGAAAGAAGACAGGCAATAACATACTTCACATGAAGAAAACCGTTTCCGTGCACGCCTCTGAGCTGAGCATCCAAGAGGAGTCTCTAAAGCATATTATGGAGCGGTCCAGGATCAAGCTCCTTGAGGCTCGGGACAAACGAATCAGGCCCCTCCAGGATGACAAGGTCATTACAAGCTGGAATGGTCTAGTGATAGTTGCTTTGGCGAAGGCTAGTCGCGCCCTAGGTGAACCTCAGTTCATAGTAGTGGCGTCTAGGATCGTTGATTTCATAATGTCTGCATTGAGGACACCGGGGGGTAGGCTCCTCCGCAGGTACAGGGATGGAGACTCCGCGATCCCAGGGTTCCTTGAAGACTACGCTTTCCTAGTCTGGGGACTCCTAGAGATGTATGAGTCTACATTCGATGTAGATTACCTCAGACTCGCGGTCGAACATAATGTTGCAATGATCGATCTTTTCTGGGATCAAGCAGGAGGGGGCTTCTTCTTCACCGCCGAAGACTCTGAGGAGGTGCTTGTGAGAGGGAAGGATGTCTATGACGGGGCTCTCCCGTCGGCTAATTCCGTGGCGCTGCTAAACCTCATCCGTATAGCCAAGCTGACGAGGGACCCGGACCTAGAGTTAAAGGCATCCGTCCTTATGGATCGGTTCTCAGAGATGGTCTACGCCTCGCCGGGTTCCCACTCGTTTTTCATGACTGCCGTCGACTTTGCTAACGGGCCCTCCTATGCGGTCGTGGTAGTAGGTAAGCGGGGCGCTGAGGACACGGAGGCAATGCTCAGGGCATTGGGTGAGAGCTTCACGCCAAACAAGGTGGTCTTGTTTTTGCCCGACGGTGAGATTCCTAAGATCACTGAGATCGCCAGCTTTGCAAATGACTATGTTAGTATTGGAGGGAGGGCGACGGCCTATGTGTGTGTCGACTTTAGTTGTCATCTACCGGTAACCAGCGTAACTGAGATGCTCAAGCTCATGGAGTGA
- a CDS encoding MoxR family ATPase yields MSGDSELSFRELLRRSIVDGIQIKKSVILKGQYSRAYDLLKDSIDAEVTPCIVGPPGVGKSLLARKVAEDSARGFYEVFFDENITPSRLVGAFDPALVVRRGRTIESFEPGPLMSAMVEGGLFVAHELNRATEFCQNSLIAPLEERHYNLYPFGMIKANDEFAFVATQNPVETSGTYRISRVLVDRIGCWIRLGYPTREIEIEILKVNAPAYDLPEDALHKIYEILNATRANPDLEIPASPRAGIYLTRLVDRHRGRFDDLDQTIRFFAPSVLTKEMRVRNPQKTVEGIVEEILEDWLG; encoded by the coding sequence ATGTCGGGAGACAGTGAACTCAGCTTCCGAGAACTCCTCCGGAGGAGCATTGTGGATGGCATCCAGATCAAGAAATCCGTCATACTCAAAGGGCAGTATTCTCGCGCCTACGACCTCTTAAAGGACAGTATAGACGCGGAGGTTACCCCGTGCATTGTGGGGCCCCCAGGGGTGGGAAAGTCCCTTCTGGCGAGGAAAGTCGCAGAGGACTCAGCCAGGGGGTTCTATGAGGTCTTCTTTGATGAGAATATCACCCCCTCCCGTCTAGTTGGCGCCTTCGATCCTGCTCTTGTGGTGCGGAGGGGGAGGACGATTGAGAGCTTTGAGCCGGGCCCCTTGATGAGTGCCATGGTTGAGGGGGGGCTCTTTGTGGCCCATGAGTTAAATAGAGCAACAGAGTTCTGCCAGAACAGCCTCATCGCCCCCCTTGAGGAGCGCCACTACAACCTTTACCCCTTCGGGATGATCAAAGCCAACGACGAGTTCGCGTTTGTAGCCACCCAGAATCCAGTCGAGACATCTGGGACCTACAGGATATCCCGGGTGCTGGTGGATAGGATAGGGTGTTGGATTCGCTTGGGATATCCAACTAGGGAGATTGAGATCGAGATCCTCAAGGTAAACGCCCCTGCCTACGACCTCCCCGAGGACGCCCTACACAAGATCTACGAGATCTTGAACGCCACCAGGGCCAACCCCGACCTAGAGATACCCGCCTCGCCCCGGGCTGGGATCTACCTAACCCGGCTCGTAGATAGACACAGGGGGAGGTTTGACGATTTGGATCAAACTATCCGGTTCTTCGCGCCTTCGGTTCTTACAAAAGAGATGAGAGTGAGAAACCCCCAAAAGACGGTGGAAGGCATCGTCGAGGAGATCCTGGAGGACTGGTTGGGGTAG
- a CDS encoding DsrE family protein → MAWAFIVNNAAYKSEKTSNVLRRVSKATSQGIELCLFLMGDSVTSVKTKQRTPNGFYNIEKMLVTMINTVWSTRRAVPI, encoded by the coding sequence ATGGCGTGGGCATTCATAGTAAATAACGCCGCCTACAAGAGTGAGAAGACCTCTAACGTATTAAGACGGGTCTCCAAAGCAACCTCTCAGGGCATTGAGCTGTGCCTCTTCCTCATGGGCGACTCTGTGACCTCAGTCAAGACCAAGCAGCGAACCCCTAACGGATTCTATAATATAGAAAAGATGCTAGTTACTATGATCAACACGGTGTGGAGTACAAGGCGTGCAGTGCCTATATAA
- a CDS encoding hemerythrin domain-containing protein, producing the protein MTTNETDPIPLAGLDDYMERGIKEIISERPEIEAILEDYDIGCGPCTVGQCLLKDIMEVHAIPPEEELEMIRRIHQVIDPDSPFKANKIRKKKSTQKVVIFSPPMQKLVDEHKFIKRLVAHIPHIITSMDLGTEEGRQRVLDGIDFIRNYADRYHHAKEEDLLFKYFDEDLDIIQAMYEDHKNARNHVKNIVMGIETRNWDNVITNLSAYQELLTDHIRKEDDILYPWMDRSITTAQVGTLFSAFNEVDQRFGDAPTRYEKFVNELERDYQSNEE; encoded by the coding sequence GTGACAACAAATGAAACTGATCCAATCCCGTTAGCTGGCTTGGATGATTACATGGAAAGGGGTATCAAAGAGATCATCAGTGAACGCCCCGAGATCGAGGCGATCTTAGAGGACTACGATATTGGGTGTGGTCCCTGCACTGTAGGGCAGTGTCTCTTGAAGGACATCATGGAGGTGCACGCAATACCCCCTGAAGAAGAACTTGAGATGATAAGGAGAATCCACCAGGTAATAGATCCAGATAGCCCATTCAAGGCAAACAAGATACGGAAAAAAAAGTCCACCCAGAAGGTGGTGATCTTTTCTCCACCTATGCAGAAACTTGTGGATGAGCACAAGTTTATCAAGAGACTCGTCGCCCATATCCCCCATATCATCACGTCTATGGACTTAGGGACCGAGGAAGGAAGACAGCGGGTTCTAGACGGGATCGATTTCATCCGCAACTACGCGGACCGATACCATCACGCTAAGGAGGAGGACCTGCTTTTCAAATATTTCGACGAGGATTTGGATATAATCCAAGCTATGTACGAGGATCATAAGAACGCCCGAAATCACGTAAAAAACATAGTCATGGGTATAGAGACCAGGAACTGGGATAATGTAATCACGAACTTGTCCGCGTATCAGGAGCTCCTCACCGACCATATCCGGAAAGAGGACGATATACTATACCCCTGGATGGATCGGAGCATCACCACCGCCCAAGTGGGAACGCTCTTCTCGGCCTTCAACGAGGTTGATCAGAGGTTCGGGGATGCCCCTACGAGATATGAAAAGTTTGTTAATGAACTAGAGAGAGACTATCAGTCAAATGAGGAATGA
- a CDS encoding 4Fe-4S ferredoxin, with the protein MKRIDGCPGSRILELGNDEEKTENTGSMGSQLRQWPIQLHLVSPMAPYYQGADVLIVADCVAYAIGGFHSEHLKGKAIGIACPKLDSNQESYVEKISMMIDDAKINTLTAMIMQVPCCRGLLNSAMAAQNKSKRKAPLKVKVVGLKGEILQEEWVAT; encoded by the coding sequence ATGAAAAGAATTGATGGATGTCCAGGGTCCAGGATATTGGAACTCGGGAACGATGAAGAGAAAACGGAGAATACGGGGAGCATGGGGTCTCAGCTTCGCCAGTGGCCCATTCAATTACACCTTGTCTCTCCTATGGCACCATACTATCAGGGCGCTGATGTGCTTATAGTCGCGGACTGCGTCGCGTACGCAATTGGAGGATTCCATTCGGAGCACCTGAAGGGTAAGGCCATCGGGATCGCCTGTCCAAAGCTCGACTCTAACCAGGAGAGTTACGTGGAGAAAATTTCCATGATGATCGATGATGCCAAGATCAACACCCTTACTGCGATGATCATGCAAGTCCCATGTTGCAGGGGTCTCCTGAATTCTGCTATGGCCGCTCAGAATAAGTCTAAGAGGAAAGCCCCCCTGAAGGTTAAAGTGGTCGGACTAAAAGGTGAGATTCTGCAGGAAGAATGGGTTGCCACCTGA
- a CDS encoding thrombospondin type 3 repeat-containing protein: MVKARLRSLMVISMVLLGITTFSPFMLIDARPEYADDLPSVFGGSCRVCHLSASGGGKLNDFGKDFEENKNIFEGIEEKDSDSDGFSNAEELKAGTFPGDPDSNSKKGIPGFPYESILLGIAILIPTILWLRESK; the protein is encoded by the coding sequence ATGGTTAAAGCAAGGTTAAGGAGCTTGATGGTCATCAGCATGGTTCTGTTAGGCATCACCACATTTTCCCCATTTATGTTGATAGACGCTCGTCCAGAATATGCAGATGACCTTCCCTCAGTATTCGGAGGCAGCTGCAGAGTTTGCCATCTCAGTGCGTCTGGCGGGGGGAAACTCAACGACTTTGGCAAGGATTTTGAGGAAAACAAAAACATCTTCGAAGGAATAGAAGAGAAGGATTCGGACAGTGATGGATTCTCTAACGCAGAGGAACTCAAGGCGGGGACATTCCCAGGAGATCCAGACTCTAATTCCAAGAAAGGCATTCCCGGCTTCCCTTACGAGTCGATCCTATTAGGGATAGCAATTTTGATACCTACAATATTATGGTTAAGGGAATCAAAATAA
- a CDS encoding acetamidase/formamidase family protein: MLHELKVSPKTIHWGHYDASLEPVLNVDPGDTIKINTIGLPKGHGTDFTPFGLTQDEIPLEFIRALETETSRGPGAHTLTGPIFVKSAKPQDVLEVEIVDIKPLLAFGYTAFRPESGTIPYRFPYAKTKIIRFDTKKITAELPGGARASLKPFFGSIGVAPPPTSGRINSGPPGIHGGNMDNKELIQGSKIYLPVHAEGALLSLGDGHALQGDGEVSGTAIETSLTGTIRLYLRKDMRLKWPMAETPTHIITMGFHRDLYKATKMAIHNTIDYLTEHQGMAEDDAYMLSSIAVDFHITQTVNGVKGIHGLLEKTIIGQTFKT; encoded by the coding sequence ATGTTACACGAGCTCAAAGTGAGCCCCAAGACCATCCACTGGGGTCATTATGACGCCTCCCTCGAACCCGTCCTAAACGTGGACCCCGGTGACACCATAAAGATCAATACAATAGGCCTCCCAAAAGGACATGGCACCGATTTTACTCCCTTTGGGCTCACGCAAGATGAGATACCTCTGGAATTCATCAGGGCCTTGGAGACTGAAACATCTCGGGGGCCAGGAGCGCACACCCTTACGGGTCCAATCTTCGTTAAAAGCGCAAAGCCTCAGGATGTCTTGGAGGTAGAGATTGTGGATATAAAACCCCTCCTTGCCTTCGGGTACACCGCCTTTAGGCCGGAATCGGGGACTATCCCCTACCGCTTTCCCTACGCGAAAACCAAAATTATACGATTCGATACAAAGAAAATTACAGCTGAGCTCCCTGGGGGAGCTAGGGCCTCGTTGAAGCCTTTCTTCGGCTCTATAGGCGTAGCTCCTCCGCCCACAAGCGGCCGAATAAATAGTGGGCCCCCAGGGATTCATGGCGGAAATATGGATAACAAGGAATTAATCCAAGGTTCCAAAATTTATCTCCCCGTCCACGCTGAGGGGGCCCTCCTCTCCCTAGGAGACGGACACGCCCTCCAGGGGGACGGAGAGGTCTCTGGCACCGCGATTGAGACCAGCCTTACGGGCACTATCCGACTTTATTTAAGAAAGGACATGCGGTTAAAATGGCCAATGGCTGAGACCCCCACCCACATTATCACAATGGGTTTCCATAGGGACCTATACAAAGCCACTAAGATGGCTATTCACAACACAATAGACTATCTGACAGAACACCAGGGTATGGCAGAGGACGACGCCTACATGCTATCAAGCATCGCAGTGGACTTCCACATTACCCAGACTGTTAACGGTGTCAAAGGAATCCACGGTCTCTTGGAGAAGACGATTATTGGACAGACTTTTAAAACCTGA
- a CDS encoding amidohydrolase family protein — protein MHVHLSNSLPDKQWIKLQWPGTREFILTAEQFLKKMDKCVPYIDKAVIFTFRSLHSESMDAMKRENDYILNVVEKYPDRFIGACLIDPSWDDRAIDELNRVTKKGLRIVKIKFSSVHVPANSPLAIKIFKEVEDLGILPVLHSDWSYWTNPSILGDLLQQFPDTKIVMQHFGLTQSHEALGVAKNNDNIYVDTSAVIHPKNICSFINDVSPDRLMFASDTIKGYEETMPQEEMDRVTQLNLPDEIMVKILGTNARQLLKSVGLTL, from the coding sequence ATGCATGTACATTTGAGTAATTCACTACCTGACAAGCAATGGATCAAACTTCAATGGCCAGGGACACGAGAATTCATACTAACAGCAGAACAATTTCTTAAAAAAATGGATAAATGCGTTCCATATATTGACAAGGCCGTTATTTTTACGTTCAGATCTTTGCATAGTGAGTCTATGGATGCGATGAAACGTGAAAACGATTATATCCTAAATGTGGTCGAAAAATATCCGGATAGGTTTATTGGTGCTTGCTTAATCGACCCCAGCTGGGATGATAGGGCAATCGATGAATTAAACAGAGTGACAAAGAAGGGGCTACGGATAGTCAAGATAAAATTCTCTTCAGTTCACGTTCCCGCAAACAGCCCCCTGGCCATTAAAATATTTAAGGAGGTAGAAGACCTCGGAATACTCCCAGTTCTCCATAGTGATTGGTCATATTGGACAAATCCATCAATACTTGGAGACCTCCTTCAACAATTCCCTGACACAAAAATTGTCATGCAGCACTTTGGTCTGACCCAGAGCCATGAAGCGCTAGGTGTCGCGAAAAATAACGATAATATCTATGTGGACACAAGCGCCGTCATTCATCCCAAGAACATTTGCTCATTTATTAATGACGTTAGTCCAGACCGGCTGATGTTCGCTTCAGATACGATAAAGGGATACGAAGAAACGATGCCTCAAGAAGAAATGGACAGAGTGACACAGCTGAACCTCCCAGATGAAATAATGGTCAAGATATTAGGAACAAATGCACGTCAACTGCTTAAATCAGTGGGGTTAACACTTTGA
- a CDS encoding amidohydrolase family protein, with translation MIHDCHNHIGYDPIYQRERRIDELLSEMDENNVDSATVFPFLSNPDVINQNKLVFEAIKLYPERFVGFFSMNPKLPTKIELMHEYREQGFKGVVIDLRFGPRFGDRQTHEVIECAYLLGFKVWIHSDQKDAPIGIGAFEMLLQKFSRVQFILSSMYRDAYYIAKKYNNVYLDTAVFELGQDMTKLLHPLGAHRILMGSNTPSGMIHHEMNKIKGSPELTWYQKELILGKNASFFLHLDI, from the coding sequence TTGATTCACGATTGCCACAATCATATTGGATATGACCCGATCTATCAAAGAGAGCGTAGAATAGACGAGCTCCTGAGTGAGATGGATGAAAATAACGTAGATAGCGCCACCGTTTTCCCGTTCCTCAGTAATCCCGATGTGATCAATCAGAACAAGTTAGTGTTTGAAGCAATCAAACTTTATCCAGAACGATTCGTTGGATTCTTCTCAATGAATCCAAAGCTCCCTACAAAGATAGAGTTAATGCACGAATATAGAGAGCAGGGCTTCAAGGGAGTAGTGATAGACCTCCGTTTTGGACCCAGATTCGGGGACCGACAAACCCACGAAGTAATAGAATGTGCATATTTACTTGGCTTCAAGGTTTGGATCCACTCGGATCAGAAAGATGCCCCAATAGGAATTGGGGCATTTGAGATGCTGCTTCAAAAATTCTCAAGAGTACAATTTATACTGAGCAGTATGTATCGGGATGCCTATTACATTGCAAAAAAATATAACAATGTTTACCTTGATACAGCCGTTTTTGAGCTAGGCCAAGATATGACAAAACTTCTACACCCCCTTGGGGCACATAGAATCTTGATGGGATCAAATACACCAAGTGGAATGATCCACCACGAGATGAATAAAATAAAGGGTTCTCCCGAACTCACCTGGTATCAGAAGGAGTTAATATTAGGCAAAAATGCTTCATTCTTTTTACATTTAGACATCTAA
- the thsB gene encoding thermosome subunit beta — protein sequence MAYLTRQPILILKEGTERSRGRDARKSNMTAAQVIAEVLKTTLGPRGMDKMLIDSLGDITITNDGATVLEEIDVQHPAAKMMIEVAKTQDDEVGDGTTTAVIFAGELLKKAQELLEQNIHPSIIIAGYQKASEKALVKLENLAIDVDLDDRETLMKLANTSMRSKTVSNVRDHLSGIVIDAILQIIEERNGEIIADVENVQIVKKEGKSLNETKLVKGIIIDKEAVHDGMPKKVENPKIALIDAAIEVEKTEFDAEIRIRSPDAIKAFLNQESEMLKAKVDYIVSSGAKILFAQKGIDDVAQHYLAKAGVLAARRVKKSDMEKLAKATGAKIVSNLSDLKDADLGSCEIVEERKVGDDKMIFVEGCDDPRAVAIFIRAGLERMIDEAERALNDALFVISDVAELPKMVPGGGAIEMELSKAVRSHATQIGGREQLAIEAFADALEVIPKTLAENAGLDILDSMVAIKAAHDKKGGSAMGVNVYDEGVIDMLEQGVVEPMAVKLQAVKSAVEVSSMILRIDDVVAATSPAGGMGGPGGPPGDMPDMDDM from the coding sequence ATGGCATATTTGACAAGACAACCTATCTTGATTTTGAAAGAAGGGACTGAGCGGAGCCGTGGTCGCGACGCCCGAAAGTCGAACATGACTGCAGCGCAGGTCATCGCCGAGGTGCTCAAGACGACCTTGGGACCAAGGGGTATGGATAAGATGCTCATTGACAGTCTCGGGGATATCACCATCACCAATGACGGCGCCACCGTGCTCGAAGAGATCGATGTTCAACACCCTGCCGCGAAGATGATGATTGAGGTCGCTAAGACCCAAGACGATGAGGTTGGTGACGGAACCACTACTGCTGTGATTTTCGCCGGGGAGCTCCTAAAGAAGGCTCAGGAACTATTAGAGCAGAATATCCATCCATCCATCATCATCGCAGGATATCAAAAGGCATCTGAAAAAGCTCTAGTCAAACTCGAAAATCTGGCAATTGATGTTGATCTCGACGACAGGGAGACCCTCATGAAACTCGCGAACACTTCTATGAGGAGCAAGACGGTCTCTAATGTCAGGGACCACCTTTCCGGCATTGTTATTGACGCTATATTACAGATTATCGAAGAAAGGAACGGTGAGATCATTGCTGACGTAGAAAACGTTCAGATCGTCAAGAAAGAAGGAAAGAGCCTGAATGAGACGAAGCTCGTTAAGGGCATCATCATTGACAAGGAGGCAGTCCATGATGGGATGCCTAAGAAGGTGGAAAATCCAAAGATCGCCCTTATCGACGCCGCTATCGAGGTGGAAAAGACAGAGTTCGACGCCGAAATCCGGATCCGGAGCCCTGATGCTATCAAGGCATTCCTTAACCAGGAATCTGAAATGCTAAAGGCAAAGGTGGACTATATCGTATCAAGCGGTGCAAAAATACTCTTCGCCCAGAAGGGTATAGACGATGTCGCCCAGCATTACTTAGCTAAGGCTGGTGTGCTCGCTGCGAGGCGGGTTAAGAAATCCGATATGGAAAAGCTGGCCAAGGCAACAGGCGCCAAAATCGTTTCCAACCTTAGCGACCTCAAGGATGCCGATCTGGGGTCCTGCGAGATCGTCGAGGAAAGGAAAGTGGGGGATGACAAGATGATCTTCGTAGAGGGTTGCGATGACCCTAGGGCCGTCGCAATCTTCATCCGTGCGGGACTTGAGCGTATGATTGACGAAGCCGAGCGGGCCCTGAATGATGCACTCTTTGTTATCAGTGACGTTGCAGAGCTTCCCAAGATGGTTCCTGGAGGTGGAGCCATTGAAATGGAACTTTCAAAGGCCGTACGATCCCACGCGACCCAGATTGGGGGCAGAGAGCAACTCGCTATTGAGGCATTCGCGGACGCCCTTGAGGTTATCCCCAAGACTCTGGCTGAGAATGCAGGGCTTGATATCCTCGATTCTATGGTTGCCATCAAAGCAGCCCACGATAAGAAGGGGGGATCAGCTATGGGGGTCAACGTTTATGACGAAGGAGTCATCGACATGCTCGAGCAAGGCGTGGTCGAGCCTATGGCTGTAAAGCTCCAGGCAGTAAAGTCGGCAGTTGAGGTGTCCTCTATGATACTAAGGATTGACGACGTTGTTGCCGCAACTTCCCCAGCGGGCGGTATGGGCGGCCCAGGTGGTCCCCCCGGTGACATGCCCGACATGGATGACATGTAG
- a CDS encoding DUF4438 domain-containing protein: MLKTNKDKLVKMSVIGEVVSPVVGAAVYKVSANGEPMILPGVGGITYNVRVGDLATGWMADHVEPGVSLENRVSDSRMPHAQSRALNVLSCVGNEATVVTGDAKGEKGTVVGKHGGIEHVMTDFQPEIMEKLVIEDKVMIKAYGVGLKLLDLPEVRTYNLSPRFLEAINADVSSGKLEIPVTHMVPAAVMGSGLGRSHVSSGDYDITLFCEETVKEFGLEDLRLGDLVAIVNADHSYGRIYRKGAMSVSIVTHSDCISAGHGPGTTTLFTSKTGIIKPVIDANANIAKILGLRDDL, encoded by the coding sequence TTGTTGAAAACAAACAAGGATAAGCTAGTAAAGATGTCAGTTATCGGCGAGGTAGTTAGCCCTGTGGTGGGCGCCGCCGTCTACAAGGTCTCTGCCAACGGAGAACCCATGATCCTCCCCGGGGTGGGGGGGATCACCTACAACGTGAGGGTAGGTGACCTTGCAACGGGTTGGATGGCAGATCACGTAGAACCCGGTGTAAGCCTAGAGAACAGGGTCTCAGACTCCAGGATGCCCCACGCCCAAAGCAGGGCCCTAAACGTGTTGAGCTGTGTTGGGAACGAGGCAACCGTGGTTACGGGAGATGCCAAGGGGGAGAAAGGCACCGTTGTAGGGAAGCATGGGGGCATCGAGCATGTGATGACCGATTTTCAACCAGAGATCATGGAGAAGCTCGTAATTGAGGACAAGGTCATGATTAAGGCTTACGGGGTGGGGCTCAAACTTCTTGACCTTCCAGAAGTAAGAACCTATAATCTCAGCCCCAGATTTTTGGAGGCCATTAATGCCGATGTCTCTAGTGGGAAGCTGGAGATCCCAGTTACCCATATGGTGCCCGCGGCCGTCATGGGGTCGGGGCTGGGACGGAGTCATGTCTCATCAGGAGACTATGATATCACATTGTTCTGTGAGGAGACTGTAAAAGAATTTGGCCTTGAGGACCTTAGGCTGGGGGACTTGGTCGCGATTGTCAACGCCGACCACAGTTACGGCCGGATCTACAGAAAGGGCGCCATGAGCGTGAGTATCGTGACCCACAGCGACTGCATCAGTGCCGGCCATGGACCAGGGACAACGACCCTCTTCACATCGAAAACAGGTATTATTAAACCCGTGATTGATGCTAATGCCAACATAGCAAAAATTCTTGGACTCAGAGATGACCTTTAG
- a CDS encoding sulfurtransferase TusA family protein, with the protein MTSQDENSRLTKLEDGLYSIDVTGLVCPYPQLLAQGALEDLSSDDVLEVVLDNPPSVKDIPEALEKRGYNTEVAPFDGTEWKIVVRKKFDETNVP; encoded by the coding sequence ATGACGAGTCAAGACGAAAATTCAAGGCTTACCAAACTCGAAGACGGACTATACTCTATAGACGTCACGGGGCTTGTGTGCCCCTATCCCCAGCTCCTGGCACAGGGTGCTCTGGAGGACCTCTCTTCAGATGACGTCCTCGAGGTTGTCCTTGATAACCCTCCATCAGTAAAGGACATCCCTGAAGCTCTTGAGAAACGGGGGTATAATACGGAGGTCGCTCCGTTCGACGGGACGGAATGGAAGATCGTTGTTCGAAAAAAGTTCGATGAGACAAACGTACCTTGA